The Rufibacter sp. DG15C region GGGATGTTATCAAAGTGACTCCTAGCTCTAAAGTGGTAGGGGATATGGCTTTGTACCTGGTGAGCAACAACCTGACTACGGTAGACGTGCTGGAGAAAGGCGACCAGATTTCGTTCCCAGAAAGCGTGCAGTCCTTCTTTAAAGGCGACATTGGCCAACCCGAAGGCGGCTTCCCGAAGAAACTGCAGAAACTGGTCTTGAAGGATGAACAACCTTATACCGGCCGTCCAAACGACCACATTCCGCCGCTGGATATTGACGCCACTTATGAGGCGTTCAGGGAGAAATTCGGACGTGACAGAAGCTTCTTAGATTACCTGTCTTACCAACTCTACCCTAAAGTGTGGGAAGGTTACTGCCAGCATGAGGCGCAGTACGGCGATGTGTCCAAACTGCCCACCCGCGTGTTCTTCTACGGCATGCGCCAAGGCGAGGAGTATATCATTGACATGGCCAAGGGCAAGTCCATCATTGTGCAATACATGTCCATGACCGACCCAGATGATAATGGCAATAGAACCGTGTTCTTCAAGCTCAACGGGCAGACGCGTAACATTGAAGTGCGTGACAAGTCTATTAAAGTAGAAAGCCGCGAAAACCGCAAAATTGAGAAGGGCAACGCCAAGCAGATGGGTGCGCCGCTACAAGGCATGCTGTCCAAAGTGTTGGTGCAGAAAGACCAACAGGTCAAGCGCAATACGCCTTTGTTCATCATTGAGGCCATGAAGATGGAAACCACCATTACGGCGCCAGATGACTTGGTGGTGGCAGACATCCACTTAACGGACGGCACCTTGGTGCAGGCAGATGATTTGGTGATAAGCTTGAATTAACGCTGTTTGACCAAAGGTTTATCTTCCGTTTTTGCCTAGTCCATAGGGGACCCATGCGCGTAAAAAGTCTTATAGATCAAGCAAATATGATTCCTATGAAAAAGACTTTCTTATTGTTTGTGGTTTTTTTGGCGGCATTAAGTTCAGCGCAGGCTCAGTTTGCTTTGGGCTTGAAAGCTGGTATAAGTTCTTCTACCATAGACATTAAAAATGCGTCCAGCAACACGGAGCAGTTTAAAGAAGAGGACAACATCACGGGTTTCCATGCCGGGGCCTTCGCCCGAGTGCAATTGGGAGGATTTTTTGTGCAGCCAGAGGGAGTGTTCTCGGCTTCGGGTGGAAAAGTGGAAATACAGGAAGCCGTGTCTGGCAATAAAACGATAGAGGAGATGGGCTTTTCTCATTTAGACGTACCGGTGTTGGTTGGCTATA contains the following coding sequences:
- a CDS encoding porin family protein → MKKTFLLFVVFLAALSSAQAQFALGLKAGISSSTIDIKNASSNTEQFKEEDNITGFHAGAFARVQLGGFFVQPEGVFSASGGKVEIQEAVSGNKTIEEMGFSHLDVPVLVGYNFMKVARVYAGLVASIMINSDFRDEEVDKYFDSADWGYQIGAGLDISKLTLDVRYERLTRTYADDAANKFDVAGKQIIFSLGYKFIGN